A window of the Lagopus muta isolate bLagMut1 chromosome 1, bLagMut1 primary, whole genome shotgun sequence genome harbors these coding sequences:
- the LOC125698386 gene encoding LOW QUALITY PROTEIN: uncharacterized protein LOC125698386 (The sequence of the model RefSeq protein was modified relative to this genomic sequence to represent the inferred CDS: substituted 1 base at 1 genomic stop codon) has protein sequence MEREVAQQLLLHFLEKRGVDTGVLKSVPNVLDFGRSAGVFLHAGTLFNVDEWRTCGDILWDQVIDDKKEAKKLMKPWREIINCIKRHKVEQDMAGQAAQQLGVGTATGRIQDPPHPSMGIPVPVKLDNYVLPSAPRKEESDSEPDLFPEEEGNGDLPPPPPPLASAPVPAGASPRRNEQKGCDNVTQIGKNRRVTRLNWSKIAEQAAHQGEMDIVEVVSQAFPIRYDAGPDGEVHGVHVPIGWKTLFQLRATVAEHGLHSEPARQLLTYMWASSILVPEDIKTIMHMIMKPSEQMLWQAHWRRLCELSAQTPRDMHHPLFQVTVDQLTGSNMFSHPDIQVQMGPEVCMESMNLAWDAYNMVKTSKPTPSYLSIKQGREETFASFVDKLTEALSHADVPDWMRASLLRQCVLENSNSVTKSVLATLPLNATLEEMLERMNCVLTAAQAMLVEAVRAVGETISERLATTHNQAFVAFAPLLQSNNKKQSESAKGKQRCFRCERESPRNDNSSDLGKQCVADSDRSGSAVLSPATPGSLGLDLATAVDITLIDTRPQKIASEVKAPILINGQPVGALLIGLSSTGGPRTFDYASAYETSGSDCIDSSATHYYYPSVVRYWRRYYYCSNECLAPTVADGVGRKGGGRSWWNCSGVSQFGSNYGDIRKPLCAMQNYSNAPPGGCFGASRPRRTGPAGCYPHQFRVFGFSLTATAWAFPIRLXWISDHPIWIDQWPLKQESLQHASQLVQEQLQQGHIVPSTSPWNTPIFVIKKKSGKYRLLHDLRAINNQMQAMGALQPGLPNPSMVPESWHLLIIDLKDCFFTIKIHPDDSERFAFTLPAINKSMPAARYQWVVLPQGMKNSPTLCQLFVDYALAPVRKAWSHAIIYHYMDDILFAQSEPFTMQQEVFLQEQLQKNGLQIAQEKIQREAPWKYLGWIITEGTVRPQKLNVNCELRTLNDVQRFFGDLQWLRQVIGFSSKDLNELRPLLKGTDPAARVSLTVRQAQTVQQLLQQIATRSVSRRLPDVPLSLAIYLTDSQILGAIVQESRILEWLFPPLQPRKTVQMKVETIADLVRKGSLRIQAIAGSEPACIYLPIRKDTLDWYLLNSSTLADSLLSSTSLVVSSLKPSLLTHFKQVEWMPQPKYSETPLMHAVTVFTDAGRKSRKASVVWKEAEQWRSRILDAVAEDSLQTLELLAVVWAMSHWMHQPINLVSDSLYMVGIVQRIEGAQIREVRNQRLFTLLCMLHRAVTMRTAQYV, from the exons ATGGAGCGGGAGGTAGCCCAACaattgcttttacattttttagaaAAACGCGGGGTGGATACGGGAGTTTTAAAGTCGGTACCGAACGTTTTAGATTTTGGGCGATCGGCGGGGGTGTTCTTGCATGCAGGAACCTTATTTAATGTTGATGAGTGGCGTACGTGTGGTGATATACTTTGGGATCAGGTGATTGATGATAAAAAGGAGGCTAAGAAATTGATGAAGCCTTGGAGAGAGATTATTAACTGTATTAAGAGACACAAGGTGGAGCAGGATATGGCCGGTCAGGCAGCTCAGCAATTGGGGGTTGGGACAGCTACGGGGAGAATCCAGGATCCCCCTCATCCATCTATGGGCATCCCTGTCCCCGTTAAGTTGGATAATTACGTTTTGCCCAGCGCTCCTCGAAAGGAAGAGTCGGATTCTGAGCCCGACTTATTCCCTGAGGAGGAAGGTAATGGGGatttgccccccccccctcctccacTTGCCTCTGCACCTGTGCCGGCGGGGGCTTCGCCAAGGAGAAATGAACAAAAGGGCTGTGACAATGTCACTCAAATAGGGAAAAATAGACGGGTTACAAGACTTAATTGGTCTAAGATTGCGGAACAAGCCGCACATCAGGGGGAAATGGATATAGTGGAGGTTGTGAGTCAAGCTTTTCCAATTCGTTACGATGCAGGACCGGATGGTGAGGTTCACGGGGTACATGTGCCAATCGGTTGGAAAACGTTATTTCAGTTGCGGGCTACAGTGGCCGAGCATGGGTTACATAGTGAACCGGCTCGACAGCTGTTGACGTATATGTGGGCTAGTAGCATTTTGGTTCCGGAGGACATAAAAACTATAATGCACATGATTATGAAGCCCTCTGAGCAGATGTTGTGGCAAGCACATTGGCGGCGGCTGTGTGAGCTGTCTGCACAGACCCCGCGGGATATGCACCACCCGTTGTTTCAGGTTACAGTTGATCAGTTGACAGGCAGCAATATGTTTTCTCACCCTGACATTCAGGTCCAGATGGGACCTGAAGTTTGTATGGAGAGTATGAACTTGGCGTGGGATGCATATAACATGGTAAAGACGTCAAAGCCGACACCATCATACTTATCAATTAAGCAGGGCAGAGAGGAAACTTTTGCTAGCTTCGTTGATAAATTGACTGAGGCATTGTCGCATGCCGATGTGCCAGACTGGATGCGTGCTTCTCTGTTACGTCAGTGCGTTCTTGAAAATAGTAATTCCGTTACGAAATCTGTCTTAGCTACATTGCCTCTGAATGCTACTCTAGAGGAGATGTTAGAGCGCATGAACTGTGTACTTACGGCGGCTCAGGCAATGTTAGTGGAGGCTGTGCGAGCGGTGGGAGAGACTATAAGTGAACGCCTGGCTACTACTCATAATCAGGCATTTGTGGCATTCGCTCCGTTGTTGCAGAGCAATAACAAAAAGCAGAGTGAATCAGCTAAAGGGAAGCAGCGATGTTTCCGATGCG AGCGCGAGTCGCCGCGCAACGACAACAGTAGCGACCTCGGCAAACAATGCGTTGCCGACTCTGACCGCTCCGGCTCCGCCGTCCTCTCCCCAGCCACCCCCGGCAGCCTCGGCTTGGACCTGGCAACCGCAGTAGATATCACGTTAATCGACACTAGACCACAGAAGATTGCCTCGGAAGTAAAGGCACCGATTTTAATTAATGGACAGCCTGTTGGAGCTTTGCTCATTGGTCTCTCCTCTACTGG GGGGCCTCGCACTTTTGACTATGCCTCTGCATACGAGACCAGTGGTTCCGATTGCATTGACTCATCAGCAACGCACTATTACTATCCGAGCGTTGTTAGATACTGGCGCAGATATTACTATTGTAGCAACGAGTGCCTGGCCCCGACAGTGGCCGACGGAGTCGGTCGGAAAGGGGGTGGAAGGAGTTGGTGGAACTGTTCCGGTGTCTCGCAGTTTGGATCCAATTACGGTGACATTAGAAAACCGCTCTGCGCAATGCAAAATTACAGTAATGCCCCTCCCGGTGGGTGTTTCGGCGCTAGTCGGCCGAGACGTACTGGACCAGCTGGGTGTTATCCTCACCAATTCAGAGTCTTCGGGTTTTCCCTAACGGCCACTGCATGGGCTTTCCCGATCCGATTGTGATGGATTTCTGATCATCCCATTTGGATTGATCAGTGGCCGTTGAAACAGGAAAGCCTGCAGCATGCCAGTCAGTTGGTACAAGAGCAATTGCAGCAAGGGCATATCGTGCCTTCTACCAGCCCTTGGAATACTCCTATTTTTGTGATTAAGAAAAAATCGGGGAAATATCGGCTGCTACATGATCTGCGTGCTATTAATAATCAAATGCAAGCAATGGGGGCATTGCAACCAGGATTGCCAAACCCATCGATGGTCCCGGAGTCATGGCATCTGTTAATAATTGATCTGAAGGATTGCTTTTTTACAATCAAAATTCACCCCGATGATTCAGAACGCTTTGCTTTTACATTGCCAGCAATCAATAAGAGCATGCCAGCGGCGCGCTATCAATGGGTCGTGCTTCCTCAGGGGATGAAAAATAGCCCTACCTTATGCCAGTTGTTTGTTGATTACGCGTTAGCACCGGTTAGAAAAGCTTGGTCTCATGCTATCATTTATCATTACATGGATGATATCTTGTTTGCTCAATCTGAACCTTTTACTATGCAACAAGAAGTCTTCCTACAGGAGCAATTACAGAAAAACGGCTTGCAGATAGCACAAGAGAAGATACAACGGGAAGCGCCTTGGAAATACCTGGGATGGATAATTACAGAAGGGACTGTCCGCCCACAAAAGCTTAACGTTAACTGTGAGTTACGAACCTTGAATGATGTCCAACGATTTTTTGGTGACCTCCAATGGTTGCGGCAGGTAATCGGCTTTAGCTCAAAGGACCTTAATGAGTTACGGCCGCTATTGAAAGGCACAGACCCAGCAGCCAGGGTGTCTTTGACAGTCCGACAGGCACAAACTGTGCAACAGCTATTACAACAGATAGCAACGAGGTCAGTATCTCGCCGGTTACCTGATGTTCCATTGTCTTTAGCCATTTATCTTACAGACTCACAGATATTGGGAGCGATCGTACAGGAAAGCCGAATACTGGAGTGGCTCTTTCCGCCTCTGCAACCCCGTAAGACAGTACAAATGAAAGTTGAAACTATCGCTGATCTGGTAAGAAAAGGTAGCCTTAGAATTCAAGCTATCGCTGGTTCTGAACCTGCTTGTATCTACTTGCCTATACGAAAGGATACTCTGGACTGGTATCTCTTGAATTCATCGACTCTCGCGGATAGCCTGCTTTCCTCTACTTCCCTTGTTGTCTCCTCGCTAAAGCCATCTCTGCTAACACATTTTAAGCAGGTCGAGTGGATGCCACAGCCAAAGTACTCTGAAACTCCGTTGATGCATGCGGTGACTGTTTTCACGGATGCAGGGCGAAAATCACGTAAGGCTTCTGTGGTATGGAAGGAAGCAGAACAGTGGCGATCACGCATACTTGATGCTGTAGCAGAGGACTCATTACAAACATTAGAACTGTTGGCAGTAGTATGGGCCATGTCGCACTGGATGCATCAACCAATTAACTTGGTATCTGATTCATTGTACATGGTAGGAATTGTCCAACGGATAGAGGGAGCTCAAATACGTGAGGTTAGAAATCAACGATTGTTTACGCTGCTATGCATGCTACATCGAGCTGTGACTATGCGCACTGCGCAATATGTATGA